Proteins encoded in a region of the Paenibacillus wynnii genome:
- a CDS encoding class I SAM-dependent methyltransferase, with amino-acid sequence MDWVEESKRFDEAAEYYDHYRPSYPDELVECIESNAGLGPSSKILEIGAGSGKASELFLNKGYELLCIEPGAQLAEVGRRKHRDKKLEYLVTRFEHWDEPENHFDLIFSATAYHWVPQPIGYKKCASTLKVDGNLALFWNMYFGEGDPLYQELVSLCNQYGLVYFQNGKDMEIRIQTIAKEMTDSGYFHNPEIIRYPWKQSYNTESFLGFIKTGNGFLGKSSKEKSEIEAEIIAVLDKMDGSVDIEFVSTLFISQKIPYVMRNEHNKFSLFLCDLHGTSQQGTQFLQG; translated from the coding sequence ATGGATTGGGTTGAGGAGAGCAAACGATTTGATGAGGCTGCCGAATACTATGATCATTATCGCCCGAGCTATCCCGATGAACTGGTTGAATGTATTGAATCCAATGCGGGGCTTGGGCCAAGTTCTAAAATCCTGGAGATTGGTGCAGGCAGCGGCAAAGCCTCTGAACTGTTTTTGAACAAAGGGTATGAACTGTTATGTATTGAACCTGGCGCCCAGTTGGCAGAAGTGGGGAGGAGGAAGCATCGGGATAAAAAACTGGAATATCTCGTCACCCGCTTTGAGCATTGGGATGAACCTGAGAATCACTTTGATTTGATCTTCTCTGCCACCGCATATCATTGGGTACCGCAGCCGATTGGATACAAAAAGTGTGCTAGCACCCTAAAAGTAGATGGTAATTTGGCGCTGTTTTGGAATATGTACTTTGGTGAAGGCGACCCCCTCTATCAGGAACTCGTCTCTTTATGTAATCAGTATGGTCTTGTTTACTTTCAGAATGGCAAGGATATGGAGATAAGAATACAGACAATTGCAAAAGAAATGACGGACAGTGGATATTTTCACAACCCTGAGATCATTCGATATCCCTGGAAGCAATCCTATAATACGGAGAGCTTCTTAGGGTTTATAAAGACCGGAAACGGCTTTCTCGGGAAATCGAGTAAAGAAAAATCAGAAATCGAAGCCGAGATCATAGCTGTTTTGGACAAAATGGACGGTAGTGTTGATATTGAGTTTGTTAGTACTTTATTTATTTCGCAAAAGATACCATATGTAATGAGAAATGAGCATAATAAGTTTTCCTTGTTTCTCTGCGATCTACATGGCACCAGCCAACAAGGTACCCAATTTCTGCAAGGCTAA
- a CDS encoding alpha/beta hydrolase family protein, translating to MSSYQKEMVKIKHHEREIYGVSYIPNKMKKYPVVIFSHGFNGTNVDFAMHSDYLAKNGVGAYCFDFCGGSVNSKSDLKTNEMSIFTEKEDLRAVVENIKNWDHIDPDRIYLFGGSQGGLVSALVADECMEEIKGLLLLFPALCIADNWNERFPTRESIPDLEELWGVQLGRIFFESIHEYKVFDHIGKFDKNVLIFHGDQDDIVALEYGKKASMLYLHARIEVFPGEGHGFSEAGNTRVAEMTYEFIIANM from the coding sequence ATGAGCAGTTATCAAAAAGAAATGGTCAAGATTAAACATCATGAGAGGGAAATTTATGGCGTCTCTTACATACCGAATAAGATGAAGAAGTATCCTGTCGTGATCTTCAGCCATGGTTTTAATGGAACAAATGTAGATTTTGCTATGCATAGTGACTATTTGGCCAAGAATGGTGTGGGCGCCTACTGTTTTGACTTTTGTGGGGGCTCCGTAAATTCAAAGAGTGACCTTAAGACTAACGAAATGTCTATATTCACAGAAAAAGAAGATCTGCGCGCTGTTGTTGAAAACATAAAAAATTGGGACCATATTGATCCTGATCGTATCTACTTATTTGGAGGAAGTCAGGGAGGATTAGTCTCAGCATTAGTAGCCGATGAATGTATGGAGGAGATTAAAGGGCTCTTGTTGCTGTTTCCAGCGCTTTGTATTGCAGATAACTGGAATGAAAGGTTTCCAACACGTGAGAGCATCCCTGATCTGGAAGAGTTATGGGGAGTTCAATTGGGGAGGATTTTTTTTGAATCGATTCACGAATATAAGGTGTTTGACCATATTGGCAAATTCGATAAAAATGTTTTGATTTTTCATGGGGATCAGGATGACATTGTGGCACTTGAATATGGAAAGAAGGCATCCATGTTATATCTTCATGCTAGAATTGAAGTGTTTCCAGGAGAAGGTCATGGTTTTTCAGAGGCGGGTAATACAAGAGTCGCTGAGATGACATATGAATTTATAATAGCCAATATGTAA